One stretch of Tenacibaculum sp. MAR_2010_89 DNA includes these proteins:
- the atpG gene encoding ATP synthase F1 subunit gamma: MANLKEIRNRITSIKSTMQITSAMKMVSAAKLKKAQDAITAMRPYSSKLTELLQSLSATLDSDAGGAYSTQREVNKVLLVTITSNRGLCGGFNSSIIKETVKTINETYNGVTVDLFTIGKKGNDILSKENNVIENRNDIFDELTFDNVALVAEQLMDLYVGGSYDKIEIIYNRFKNAATQIPQVEQFLPIKPIEGDANVNLDYVFEPSKEEIVLELIPKSLKTQLYKAIRDSFAAEHGARMTAMHKATDNATELRDELLLTYNKARQAAITNEILEIVGGAEALNN, from the coding sequence ATGGCAAACTTAAAAGAAATACGAAACAGGATTACTTCAATTAAATCAACAATGCAGATTACCTCTGCCATGAAAATGGTATCGGCTGCTAAGTTGAAAAAAGCTCAAGATGCAATTACGGCAATGCGTCCTTATTCATCTAAGCTTACTGAATTATTGCAAAGCTTAAGCGCTACTTTAGATAGTGATGCAGGTGGAGCATATTCAACGCAAAGAGAAGTAAACAAAGTGTTGTTAGTTACGATAACCTCAAACAGAGGTTTATGTGGTGGTTTTAATTCTTCAATTATAAAAGAAACAGTTAAAACGATTAATGAAACATACAACGGAGTTACTGTTGACTTATTTACAATTGGTAAAAAAGGAAACGATATCTTATCAAAAGAAAATAATGTTATTGAAAATAGAAATGATATTTTTGATGAGTTAACTTTTGATAACGTAGCTTTAGTTGCAGAGCAATTAATGGATTTATACGTAGGTGGTTCTTATGATAAAATAGAAATCATTTATAATAGATTCAAGAATGCTGCAACTCAAATACCACAAGTTGAACAGTTCTTACCTATTAAACCAATTGAAGGTGACGCAAACGTAAATTTAGATTATGTTTTTGAACCATCAAAAGAAGAAATTGTTTTAGAGTTAATTCCTAAATCATTAAAAACTCAGTTATATAAAGCCATTCGTGATTCATTTGCTGCTGAACATGGAGCTCGTATGACTGCAATGCATAAAGCAACTGATAACGCTACTGAATTACGTGACGAATTATTACTAACGTATAACAAAGCACGTCAAGCTGCGATTACTAATGAAATTTTAGAAATTGTTGGTGGTGCAGAAGCATTGAATAATTAA
- the rsmI gene encoding 16S rRNA (cytidine(1402)-2'-O)-methyltransferase: protein MSKLYVVPTPIGNLEDMTLRAIRVLKEVDAILAEDTRTSGKLLKHFEIATPMQSHHMHNEHKTVDTIIRRLQSGETFALISDAGTPAISDPGFLLTRACIQHEIDVECLPGATAFVPALVNSGLPNDKFVFEGFLPVKKGRQTRLKLLAEETRTMIFYESPHKLLKTLTHFGEYFGNDRQVSVSRELTKLFEETKRGSVEEVLSYYTVKPAKGEIVIIVDGKK from the coding sequence ATGAGTAAATTATATGTAGTGCCAACGCCAATTGGAAACCTAGAAGATATGACTTTAAGAGCAATTAGAGTTCTTAAAGAAGTTGATGCTATTTTAGCTGAAGATACACGTACAAGTGGGAAGCTATTAAAGCATTTCGAAATTGCAACACCAATGCAATCTCATCATATGCATAATGAACATAAAACGGTAGATACAATTATTAGGCGTTTGCAAAGTGGTGAAACTTTTGCATTGATTTCTGATGCTGGAACTCCAGCAATTTCTGATCCTGGTTTTTTACTAACACGAGCTTGTATTCAACACGAAATAGATGTTGAATGTTTGCCTGGTGCTACAGCCTTTGTTCCAGCTTTAGTTAACTCTGGTTTGCCAAATGACAAGTTTGTTTTTGAAGGTTTTTTGCCTGTTAAAAAAGGAAGGCAAACTCGTTTAAAATTACTTGCTGAAGAAACTAGAACGATGATATTTTATGAAAGTCCGCATAAGCTTTTAAAAACATTAACTCATTTTGGTGAATATTTTGGTAACGATAGGCAAGTGTCAGTATCTAGAGAATTAACAAAATTATTTGAAGAAACCAAACGAGGAAGCGTAGAAGAAGTGTTATCATATTATACAGTTAAACCTGCTAAAGGTGAAATAGTTATTATTGTTGATGGTAAAAAATAG
- the atpA gene encoding F0F1 ATP synthase subunit alpha yields MAAIKPAEVSAILKEQLTNFEAKASLNEVGTVLQVGDGIARVYGLSNVQYGELVEFDNGLEGIVLNLEEDNAGVVLLGASTSVREGSTVKRTERIASLRAGEGIVGRVVNTLGQPIDGKGPIEGDTFEMPLERRAPGVIYREPVTEPMQTGIKSIDAMIPVGRGQRELIIGDRQTGKSTVAIDTILNQKEFYDAGQPVYCIYVAIGQKASTVAAIANMLEEKGALAYTTIVAANASDPAPMQVYAPFAGAAIGEYFRDTGRPALIVYDDLSKQAVAYREVSLLLRRPPGREAYPGDVFYLHSRLLERAAKVINDDKIASEMNDLPDSLKGIVKGGGSLTALPIIETQAGDVSAYIPTNVISITDGQIFLESDLFNSGVRPAINVGISVSRVGGNAQIKSMKKVSGTLKLDQAQYRELEAFAKFGSDLDAATMNVISKGQRNVEILKQAQNDPFTVEDQVAIIYAGSKNLLKDVPVKKVKEFEKDYIEYLNAKHRDTLDTLKAGKLTDEVIDTLTAAAKEISAKFSA; encoded by the coding sequence TGCTCGTGTTTACGGTTTATCAAATGTACAATACGGTGAATTAGTTGAATTCGATAACGGATTAGAAGGTATCGTATTAAACTTAGAAGAAGATAATGCAGGTGTTGTATTATTAGGTGCTTCTACATCTGTAAGAGAAGGTTCTACTGTAAAACGTACTGAAAGAATTGCTTCTTTAAGAGCTGGAGAAGGAATTGTAGGACGTGTTGTAAACACTTTAGGTCAACCAATTGATGGTAAAGGACCAATTGAGGGTGATACTTTCGAAATGCCTTTAGAGCGTAGAGCTCCTGGTGTTATTTATCGTGAGCCTGTAACTGAACCTATGCAAACTGGTATCAAGTCTATTGATGCAATGATTCCTGTAGGACGTGGTCAACGTGAGTTAATTATTGGTGACCGTCAAACTGGTAAATCAACAGTTGCTATTGATACTATCTTAAATCAAAAAGAATTTTATGATGCAGGGCAACCAGTGTACTGTATCTATGTAGCTATTGGTCAAAAAGCTTCAACTGTAGCGGCTATTGCTAACATGTTAGAAGAAAAAGGTGCTTTAGCATATACAACAATTGTTGCTGCAAATGCATCTGATCCTGCTCCAATGCAGGTATATGCACCTTTCGCAGGAGCTGCAATTGGTGAGTACTTCCGTGATACTGGTAGACCAGCATTAATTGTTTATGATGATTTATCTAAACAAGCAGTTGCTTACCGTGAGGTATCTTTATTATTAAGAAGACCTCCAGGACGTGAAGCATATCCAGGAGATGTATTTTACTTACACTCAAGATTATTAGAGCGTGCTGCAAAAGTGATCAATGATGATAAAATTGCAAGTGAAATGAATGATTTACCTGATTCTTTAAAAGGAATTGTAAAAGGTGGAGGTTCTTTAACTGCATTACCTATTATTGAAACACAAGCAGGTGACGTTTCAGCATATATCCCAACAAACGTAATTTCTATTACTGATGGGCAAATATTCTTAGAGTCTGATTTATTTAATTCAGGTGTACGTCCAGCAATTAACGTAGGTATTTCTGTATCACGTGTTGGTGGTAATGCTCAAATTAAATCTATGAAAAAAGTATCTGGTACTTTAAAATTAGATCAAGCTCAATACCGTGAATTAGAAGCATTTGCTAAGTTTGGATCTGATTTAGATGCAGCTACAATGAATGTGATTTCTAAAGGACAACGTAATGTTGAAATTTTAAAGCAAGCTCAAAACGATCCTTTTACTGTTGAAGATCAAGTAGCAATCATTTATGCAGGTTCTAAAAACTTGTTAAAAGATGTTCCAGTTAAGAAGGTAAAAGAATTTGAGAAAGATTATATAGAGTACTTAAATGCTAAGCATAGAGATACTTTAGATACATTAAAGGCAGGTAAATTAACTGATGAAGTAATTGATACTTTAACAGCAGCTGCTAAAGAGATTTCAGCTAAATTTTCAGCTTAA
- a CDS encoding Ig-like domain-containing protein codes for MKKSFLNILLFLVVTSYASNDKYRLILTDNPATTIMIGWNQISGTSPKVHYGTTDYGTNWQNYPSSKSIDRSISYKGMSNTFAKLTGLTPNTNYYFVIRDSQGTSNRFWFKTAPSNNQRMSFIAGGDSRNNRAPRRNANLLVSKLKPTAVFFGGDMTNGDSSSEWQSWFNDWQYTIATDGRMFPIIPARGNHEDSNNSIYNLFNVSSSNVYYDITFGNNLYTIYTLNSEISAGGNQYSWLNQKLNGNSSIWKSAQYHKPMRPHVSSKSEGNDEYANWAQLFYDKGVNLVFESDSHTVKTTWPVKPCSGGSGCDDGFIRDNNNGTTYVGEGCWGAPLRSSNDAKNWTRNNGTFNQFKWIFVEESKIEVRTIKVDNANNVGSVTNDNPFTTPSNLDVWNPSNGSVVTIINSNVSYPEVTLTNPIDGSTHKVNIAITINANASDSDGTIANVKFYVNDNLIKTDTSSPYSTSWTPSVNNQSYILKTVAIDNDGNETISKEVSIFVGEVSKTITSTINSGDDDAEQYESSGKMYMNSSDLELVYDGSSKGNQHIGLLFRNLNIPTNATITSAYIQFTTDETNSGNTSLGIKIEDSSNAQNITSQGYNITSRSYYNKTINWNPNSWTTVGESGNKQKTPELKELVQKIINKSSWSLGNSMMFYISGTGERTAESYEGSSSKAPKLVITYTTGSSDGGGNTPKCEDVYVTLVFDKYSKETSWTLKNSSNEVVMSGGNYTQGNGESITVSKCLPVGCYDFSINDTYGDGICCDYGNGSYKVTKTDGTVLVSGGSFTSSDTKQFCLMNTSARKKEKKETSLKSKITLYPNPTSDRLFISGGENTLLWIAKVLDISGKKILEVPVINSSINISNLTNNSIYFIEIFNELGENKLSEKIIKK; via the coding sequence ATGAAAAAATCTTTTTTAAACATACTACTTTTTTTAGTAGTTACTTCTTACGCATCAAATGATAAGTACCGATTAATTCTAACAGATAATCCAGCGACTACAATTATGATTGGTTGGAATCAGATTTCTGGTACAAGTCCTAAAGTGCATTACGGCACTACAGATTATGGAACAAATTGGCAAAATTATCCAAGTTCAAAAAGTATAGATCGATCAATTTCTTATAAAGGAATGAGTAATACTTTTGCTAAATTGACTGGCTTAACCCCAAATACCAATTACTATTTCGTTATTAGAGATAGTCAAGGAACCAGTAACCGTTTCTGGTTTAAAACTGCTCCTAGTAATAATCAAAGAATGTCATTCATTGCAGGAGGAGATTCTAGGAATAATAGAGCCCCTAGAAGAAATGCTAACTTGTTAGTGTCAAAATTAAAACCAACAGCTGTTTTTTTTGGTGGTGATATGACTAACGGAGATTCAAGTTCAGAATGGCAAAGTTGGTTTAATGATTGGCAATACACAATAGCTACTGATGGAAGAATGTTTCCAATAATACCAGCTAGAGGAAATCATGAAGATTCAAACAATAGCATTTATAATTTATTTAATGTTTCTTCATCTAATGTATATTATGATATTACTTTTGGAAATAATTTGTATACAATTTATACATTAAATTCTGAAATTTCTGCTGGCGGAAATCAATATTCTTGGTTGAACCAAAAACTAAACGGAAATAGCTCTATATGGAAATCTGCTCAATATCATAAACCAATGAGACCTCACGTATCTTCAAAATCTGAAGGGAATGATGAATATGCTAACTGGGCTCAGTTATTTTATGATAAAGGTGTTAATTTAGTTTTTGAATCGGATTCACATACAGTTAAAACAACTTGGCCTGTGAAACCTTGTTCAGGTGGAAGTGGATGTGATGATGGTTTTATAAGAGATAATAACAATGGAACTACTTATGTTGGAGAAGGTTGTTGGGGAGCTCCATTACGTTCTTCAAATGATGCAAAAAACTGGACAAGAAATAATGGTACTTTTAATCAGTTTAAATGGATTTTTGTTGAAGAATCAAAAATTGAAGTTAGAACAATTAAAGTAGATAATGCAAATAATGTAGGTTCAGTAACTAATGATAATCCATTTACTACCCCTTCTAATTTAGATGTTTGGAACCCGTCAAATGGAAGTGTTGTAACTATTATAAACTCGAACGTGAGTTATCCAGAAGTAACTCTAACTAACCCGATTGATGGTTCAACTCATAAAGTTAATATAGCAATAACTATCAATGCGAATGCCTCGGATAGCGATGGAACTATAGCTAATGTGAAGTTTTATGTAAATGATAACTTAATAAAAACTGATACAAGTTCACCGTATTCAACCAGTTGGACACCTAGTGTTAATAATCAATCATATATTTTAAAAACTGTAGCAATAGATAATGATGGAAATGAAACAATATCAAAAGAAGTTTCAATCTTTGTAGGAGAGGTATCAAAAACAATAACATCAACAATTAATAGTGGAGATGATGATGCTGAACAATATGAATCATCTGGTAAAATGTATATGAATAGTTCTGATTTAGAATTAGTGTATGATGGAAGTTCAAAAGGGAACCAACACATTGGTTTATTATTTAGAAATTTAAACATACCTACAAATGCTACGATTACAAGTGCATACATTCAATTCACTACAGATGAAACTAATTCAGGAAATACTTCATTAGGGATAAAGATTGAAGATTCGTCAAATGCTCAAAATATAACTTCTCAAGGGTATAATATTACATCAAGATCGTATTATAATAAAACGATTAATTGGAATCCAAACTCATGGACTACAGTTGGAGAATCTGGAAATAAACAAAAAACACCAGAGTTAAAAGAATTAGTACAAAAAATAATAAATAAATCGAGTTGGAGTCTTGGTAACTCAATGATGTTTTATATCTCAGGAACAGGAGAGCGAACTGCTGAATCATATGAAGGAAGTAGTAGTAAAGCTCCAAAATTAGTTATAACGTATACAACTGGTAGTTCCGACGGAGGAGGAAATACTCCAAAATGTGAAGATGTTTATGTAACTCTAGTGTTTGATAAATATTCAAAAGAAACATCATGGACATTGAAAAATAGTAGCAACGAAGTAGTTATGAGTGGAGGGAATTATACCCAAGGAAATGGAGAGTCAATTACGGTATCTAAGTGCTTACCAGTTGGGTGTTATGATTTTAGTATTAATGACACCTATGGAGATGGAATTTGTTGTGATTATGGAAACGGTTCATATAAAGTAACGAAAACTGACGGTACAGTTTTGGTATCTGGTGGTAGTTTTACAAGTTCAGATACTAAACAATTTTGTTTAATGAATACTTCTGCAAGAAAAAAAGAAAAGAAAGAAACATCATTAAAATCAAAAATTACTCTTTATCCGAATCCTACTTCCGATAGATTATTCATTAGTGGAGGTGAAAACACATTATTATGGATAGCGAAAGTTCTTGATATTTCTGGTAAAAAAATACTTGAAGTACCTGTAATAAATAGTTCTATAAATATTTCAAACTTAACTAATAATTCAATTTATTTTATTGAAATATTTAATGAACTTGGAGAAAATAAACTGTCAGAAAAAATAATAAAGAAATAA
- the dxs gene encoding 1-deoxy-D-xylulose-5-phosphate synthase → MSESLLHTIEYPSDLRKITVNNLPTVAKELRDFIIDVVSTKEGHLGASLGVIELTIALHYVFNTPEDLLVWDVGHQAYVHKILTGRKNVFHTNRQLNGISGFPKRSESEYDTFGVGHSSTSISAALGMAIASKLQGKNKHHIAVIGDASIASGMAFEALNHGGDTNANLLVILNDNAIGIDPSVGALKDYLTRIKSTRNDVEQHNIFEGLNFDYSGPIDGHNLEELLRELERLKKVPGPKFLHIITTKGKGLRQAEENQVKYHAPGKFDKISGDVLPKEKNEFTKFQDVFGKTIVELAHKNKKIVGITPAMLTGSSLKFMLEEFPERTFDVGIAEQHAVTLAAGMATEGLIPYCNIYSTFLQRSYDQVIHDVALQNLPVIFCLDRAGLVGQDGATHHGVFDIAYLRCIPNLIIFAPRNEIELRNILYTAQKELKQPIAIRYPRGRGNIKNWQLPFNKIEIGKATCLKEGNKIAILSIGTIAKNVTEAVYNIKNKDLVAHYDMRFVKPLDIEILKNIFKTFNRIITIEDSCKNGGFGSAILEIASNYNYQGKIEVLGIPDNFIHHGTTEELQLQCGIDPQSILKLITQ, encoded by the coding sequence ATGTCAGAAAGCCTATTACATACTATCGAATATCCCTCTGATTTAAGAAAAATCACTGTAAATAATTTACCTACAGTGGCTAAAGAATTACGCGATTTTATTATTGATGTAGTTTCAACTAAAGAAGGGCATTTAGGTGCTAGCTTAGGGGTAATTGAATTAACAATTGCATTGCATTACGTTTTTAACACTCCTGAAGATTTATTAGTTTGGGATGTAGGACACCAAGCATATGTTCATAAAATTTTAACTGGTAGAAAAAATGTATTCCATACAAATCGTCAGTTAAATGGAATTTCTGGATTTCCAAAACGTAGTGAAAGTGAATATGATACTTTTGGCGTAGGGCATTCTTCTACTTCAATATCTGCAGCTTTAGGTATGGCAATAGCTTCAAAACTACAAGGAAAAAACAAACATCATATTGCTGTTATTGGTGATGCATCTATTGCTAGCGGTATGGCATTTGAAGCGTTGAATCATGGAGGAGACACTAATGCAAATTTACTCGTTATTTTAAACGATAACGCTATAGGGATTGACCCTTCAGTAGGTGCTTTAAAAGATTATTTAACTCGTATAAAATCTACTCGAAACGATGTAGAACAACATAATATTTTTGAAGGATTAAATTTTGATTATTCTGGCCCTATAGATGGTCATAATCTTGAAGAATTACTAAGAGAACTTGAACGTTTAAAAAAGGTTCCTGGTCCTAAGTTTTTACATATAATTACTACAAAAGGAAAAGGATTACGCCAAGCAGAAGAAAATCAAGTAAAATATCATGCTCCTGGTAAATTTGATAAAATTTCAGGTGATGTTTTACCAAAAGAAAAAAATGAGTTTACTAAATTTCAAGATGTTTTTGGAAAAACAATTGTTGAATTAGCTCATAAAAACAAAAAAATAGTAGGTATTACTCCAGCTATGTTAACTGGAAGTTCATTAAAATTTATGTTGGAAGAGTTTCCTGAACGTACTTTTGATGTTGGTATTGCTGAACAACATGCAGTAACTTTAGCTGCTGGTATGGCTACTGAAGGGTTAATTCCTTATTGTAATATTTACTCTACTTTTTTACAACGTTCATATGATCAAGTAATTCATGATGTAGCGCTACAAAATTTACCAGTTATTTTTTGTTTAGATAGGGCTGGACTAGTAGGTCAAGATGGAGCTACTCATCATGGTGTTTTTGACATTGCTTACTTACGATGTATTCCTAATTTAATAATATTTGCTCCTAGAAACGAAATAGAACTTCGAAATATATTATACACTGCTCAAAAAGAATTAAAGCAACCAATAGCAATTCGCTATCCAAGAGGAAGAGGAAACATCAAAAATTGGCAGCTTCCTTTTAATAAAATAGAAATTGGTAAAGCAACTTGTTTAAAAGAAGGTAATAAAATAGCTATACTATCAATTGGCACAATAGCTAAAAATGTCACTGAAGCGGTATATAACATTAAAAATAAAGATCTTGTTGCTCATTATGATATGCGTTTTGTAAAACCACTAGACATTGAAATACTTAAAAATATTTTTAAAACCTTTAATAGAATAATTACTATTGAAGATAGTTGCAAAAATGGTGGATTTGGAAGTGCTATCTTAGAAATTGCCTCAAACTATAATTATCAAGGTAAAATAGAAGTCTTAGGAATTCCTGATAATTTTATTCATCACGGAACTACTGAAGAATTACAACTACAATGTGGAATTGATCCGCAAAGTATTTTAAAACTAATTACTCAATAA